The following are encoded in a window of Thunnus albacares chromosome 9, fThuAlb1.1, whole genome shotgun sequence genomic DNA:
- the LOC122989566 gene encoding chymotrypsin-like elastase family member 3B, translating into MLQTLALLLLQVAYVFGCGTPAVKPNSNRVVNGEDARPHSWPWQISLQVKHGSRFHHTCGGTLIGPRWVLTAGHCIWPGDVYRVVLGEHDMSQQEGTEQIRDILRIIVHPKWDIDHVADGNDLALLKLDKSPIMNDSIGLACIPEAGEIPTHGAPCYISGWGNLYTHGPMPDKLQQALLPVVEHSVCSRSDWWGISVKTTMICAGGDVVSGCNGDSGGPLNCLGQDGKWYVQGVTSFVSSRTCNEVKKPTVFTRTSAFTEWLSDVMLRY; encoded by the exons ATGCTGCAGACACTGGCCCTCCTGCTGCTCCAGGTAGCATATG tttttggatGTGGTACACCTGCTGTCAAGCCCAACAGCAATAGGGTAGTAAATGGAGAGGATGCCCGGCCCCATAGCTGGCCCTGGCAG ATCTCCCTGCAGGTGAAGCACGGCAGCCGTTTCCATCACACTTGTGGAGGAACTCTGATTGGACCTCGCTGGGTGCTGACTGCTGGGCACTGCATCTG GCCAGGAGATGTGTACCGTGTGGTTCTGGGAGAGCATGACATGAGCCAACAAGAAGGCACTGAACAGATCAGAGACATTCTGCGCATCATTGTCCATCCCAAGTGGGATATTGACCATGTGGCTGATGG CAATGATCTTGCCCTGCTGAAGCTGGATAAGAGCCCCATTATGAACGACAGCATTGGCCTGGCTTGTATCCCGGAGGCTGGAGAGATCCCCACTCATGGGGCACCGTGTTACATCTCCGGCTGGGGCAACCTTTACA ccCATGGTCCCATGCCTGATAAGTTGCAGCAGGCCTTGCTGCCTGTGGTTGAGCACAGTGTGTGCAGCCGCAGTGACTGGTGGGGCATCAGCGTCAAGACCACCATGATCTGTGCAGGAGGAGATGTTGTATCTGGATGCAAT ggAGACTCTGGAGGTCCTCTGAACTGTTTGGGTCAGGATGGTAAGTGGTACGTTCAGGGCGTCACCAGCTTTGTTTCCTCCCGCACCTGCAATGAGGTGAAGAAGCCCACAGTCTTCACGCGCACCTCTGCCTTCACCGAGTGGCTCAGTGAT GTCATGCTGCGATACTGA
- the slc34a2b gene encoding solute carrier family 34 member 2b yields MAPRPEVETGSSHSLNDDSTPTKDSAILPAYSTVDLVNEAPDDKNPWDLPELKDTGIKWSELDTKGKIMRVLTGIVKLILLLGLLYVFICSLDILSSAFQLVGGKAAGDIFQDNVVLSNPVAGLVIGVLVTVLVQSSSTSSSIVVSMVSSGLLDVQSAVPIVMGANIGTSVTNTIVAMMQAGDRNEFRRAFAGATVHDFFNWLSVLILLPLEVATGVLYKLTHIIIESFNIEGGENAPDLLNVITDPVTNSIIQLDKSVITDIATGNPEARNKSLIKIWCKTETNTTFWNKTVENCTAGAICWEDGNQTWTEMNSTWTDYQEKCKHLFVNADLPDLAVGLILLALSLLCLCTCLILIVKLLNSMLKGQVAVVIKKVLNTDFPFPFGWVTGYIAIFVGAGMTFIVQSSSVFTSAITPLVGIGVISLERAYPLTLGSNIGTTTTAILAAMASPGETLANSLQIALCHFFFNIMGILLWYPIPITRLPIRLARGLGNKTAKYRWFAGLYLFLCFLVFPLSVFSLSLAGWQALVGVGVPIIVLVVFVIIVNVMQSRCPNYLPSFLRTWDFLPRPLHSLAPWDTVITSTFGFCGKHCCWCCRCCKCSKCCKKNEDEKIQMDSKKSLQMYDNPAMSRDEDTREVANATPL; encoded by the exons ATGGCTCCTAGACCAGAAGTGGAGACTGGTTCCTCCCACAGTCTAAACG ATGACAGCACTCCAACTAAAGATTCGGCTATTCTGCCGGCCTACTCCACCGTGGACCTGGTGAATGAAGCTCCAGATGACAAGAATCCCTGGGATCTCCCAGAGCTGAAAGACACAGGGATCAAGTGGTCAG AGTTGGATACAAAAGGAAAGATTATGAGAGTGCTGACTGGTATTGTGAAGTTAATTCTGCTGCTTGGACTTCtctatgtgtttatttgctcCCTGGATATTCTCAGCTCTGCTTTCCAGCTTGTCGGAG GAAAAGCTGCTGGTGACATCTTTCAGGACAATGTTGTGTTGTCTAACCCTGTGGCTGGGCTGGTGATCGGGGTGTTAGTCACAGTGCTGGTGCAGAGTtccagcacctcctcctccattgTGGTCAGCATGGTATCCTCTGGAT TGCTGGATGTCCAGTCTGCAGTACCGATCGTCATGGGCGCAAACATTGGAACATCTGTCACCAACACTATTGTGGCTATGATGCAGGCAGGAGATAGAAATGAGTTCCGCAG GGCATTTGCTGGTGCCACTGTCCATGACTTCTTTAACTGGCTGTCCGTGCTGATTCTCCTGCCCTTGGAAGTAGCCACAGGCGTGCTGTACAAACTTACCCACATTATAATTGAATCCTTTAACATTGAGGGTGGAGAGAACGCCCCCGACCTGCTCAACGTCATCACAGACCCTGTAACAAACTCCATCATCCAG CTGGACAAATCTGTTATCACTGACATTGCCACTGGTAACCCAGAAGCCAGAAACAAGAGTCTGATCAAAATATGGTGCAAAACTGAAACCAACACG ACTTTCTGGAACAAGACGGTGGAGAACTGCACTGCTGGTGCCATCTGTTGGGAAGATGGAAACCAGACCTGGACCGAGATGAACTCGACTTGGACAGACTACCAAGAGAAAT GCAAACACCTCTTCGTCAATGCTGATTTGCCAGACCTGGCAGTGGGCCTCATTCTCCTGgctctgtctctgctctgccTCTGCACCTGCCTCATCCTCATCGTCAAGCTGCTCAACTCCATGCTGAAGGGGCAGGTGGCTGTGGTCATCAAGAAAGTGCTCAACACAg ACTTCCCATTCCCCTTCGGCTGGGTTACTGGCTATATTGCAATTTTTGTGGGAGCAGGAATGACTTTCATTGTTCAGAGCAGCTCCGTCTTCACCTCAGCTATAACTCCTCTTGTTG GTATTGGTGTCATTAGCCTTGAGAGAGCCTATCCTCTGACACTGGGGTCAAATATTGGTACAACCACCACTGCTATACTTGCTGCTATGGCTAGCCCTGGAGAAACACTAGCCAACTCCCTGCAG aTTGCACTTTGCCATTTCTTCTTCAACATCATGGGTATCTTACTGTGGTATCCGATCCCCATCACGCGGCTGCCCATCAGGTTGGCCCGAGGGCTGGGGAACAAAACGGCCAAATACCGTTGGTTTGCTGGCCTTTACCTCTTCCTGTGCTTCTTggttttccctctctctgttttcagcCTGTCACTGGCAGGGTGGCAGGCCCTGGTCGGCGTCGGTGTGCCCATCATCGTGCTGGTCGTGTTTGTGATCATTGTAAACGTGATGCAGTCTCGCTGTCCCAACTACCTGCCCAGCTTCCTGCGCACGTGGGACTTTTTGCCCCGGCCCCTGCACTCCCTGGCGCCCTGGGACACCGTGATAACCTCGACCTTTGGCTTCTGTGGCAAAcactgctgctggtgctgcagGTGCTGCAAGTGCAGCAAGTGCTGCAAAAAGAATGAGGACGAAAAAATCCAGATGGACAGCAAGAAGAGTCTGCAGATGTATGATAACCCAGCCATGTCAAGAGATGAGGATACAAGGGAGGTTGCCAACGCAACACCTCTTTAA